A genome region from Stenotrophomonas bentonitica includes the following:
- a CDS encoding putative signal transducing protein has translation MRQIFSSQRVETVEGVAQLLRDAGIEVRITNGRSYHSKRGSQFSYLDTSKASTHPTLWVVHANDQPRAREILRDARLLETTRRDHPTAEFAFRDQVAETAPRRNWAWRIRIGLLLVIAAVAMVVMMRHRSAPTAVPAPLPTQQQPTAAPPAQEEEEIRVRIEPAKQP, from the coding sequence ATGCGTCAGATCTTCAGCAGCCAGCGCGTTGAAACCGTGGAAGGCGTGGCCCAGCTGCTGCGCGATGCCGGCATCGAGGTGCGCATCACCAACGGCCGTTCGTACCACAGCAAGCGCGGCAGCCAGTTCAGCTACCTGGACACCAGCAAGGCCAGCACCCACCCGACCCTGTGGGTGGTGCACGCCAACGACCAGCCGCGCGCCCGCGAAATCCTGCGCGACGCACGCCTGCTGGAAACCACCCGCCGCGACCACCCCACCGCCGAATTCGCCTTCCGCGACCAGGTCGCCGAAACGGCCCCGCGCCGCAACTGGGCCTGGCGCATCCGTATCGGCCTGCTGCTGGTCATCGCTGCCGTGGCGATGGTGGTGATGATGCGCCACCGCAGCGCGCCCACCGCCGTCCCAGCGCCCTTGCCGACACAGCAACAGCCGACGGCAGCACCCCCGGCACAGGAAGAAGAAGAAATCCGCGTCCGCATCGAACCGGCCAAACAACCGTAG
- the tesB gene encoding acyl-CoA thioesterase II, with protein MAAALSQPQEPVVSELIDLLTLERLEDNLFRGQSRDIGTKYVFGGQVLGQALSAAQATVDNGRHVHSLHAYFLRAGNIDHPIVYDVDRTRDGGSFSVRRVTAIQHGKVIFFCAASFQQAESGAEHQHTMPDVPQPEDIEPNRPLPQEVLERLPIKVQRWLSRGGPFEFRHVYPRDELHPPKRPPYHQVWLRLNEKVGDAPELHQALLAYASDFHLLGTATFPHGISYYQPHVQMASLDHAIWFHRPFRADDWLLYSLDSPSAQDSRGLARGQFYTRNGILVASTAQEGLIRVVDDSAAAAAVPAKE; from the coding sequence ATGGCCGCCGCCTTGTCCCAGCCGCAAGAACCCGTCGTTTCCGAGCTGATCGACCTGCTCACGCTCGAGCGCCTGGAAGACAACCTGTTCCGTGGCCAGAGCCGCGATATCGGCACCAAGTACGTGTTCGGCGGGCAGGTGCTGGGCCAGGCGCTGTCGGCCGCGCAGGCGACCGTGGACAACGGCCGCCACGTGCATTCGCTGCATGCCTACTTCCTGCGCGCGGGCAACATCGACCACCCCATCGTCTATGACGTGGACCGCACCCGCGACGGCGGCAGCTTCTCGGTGCGACGGGTCACCGCGATCCAGCACGGCAAGGTGATCTTCTTCTGCGCGGCCTCGTTCCAGCAGGCCGAGAGCGGCGCCGAGCACCAGCACACGATGCCGGACGTGCCGCAGCCCGAAGACATCGAACCCAACCGCCCGCTGCCGCAGGAAGTGCTGGAGCGCCTGCCGATCAAGGTGCAGCGCTGGCTCTCGCGCGGCGGCCCGTTCGAGTTCCGCCACGTGTACCCGCGCGACGAACTGCACCCGCCCAAGCGCCCGCCCTACCACCAGGTCTGGCTGCGGTTGAACGAAAAGGTCGGCGATGCGCCGGAGCTGCACCAGGCGCTGCTGGCGTACGCCTCGGACTTCCACCTGCTGGGTACCGCGACCTTCCCGCACGGGATCAGCTACTACCAGCCCCACGTGCAGATGGCCTCGCTCGACCACGCGATCTGGTTCCACCGCCCGTTCCGCGCCGACGACTGGCTGCTGTACTCGCTGGACAGTCCCAGCGCGCAGGATTCGCGCGGGCTGGCACGTGGCCAGTTCTACACCCGTAACGGCATCCTGGTTGCCAGCACCGCGCAGGAAGGTTTGATCCGCGTGGTCGACGACAGTGCCGCGGCCGCCGCCGTACCGGCCAAGGAATAA
- a CDS encoding enoyl-CoA hydratase/isomerase family protein, whose translation MTTLIEVINHGPIRELRLARPPVNALDTELCRHLIHAINQAMADDVHGLVLSGSERIFSAGMDVPHLLSHGEDRHKLLDSWQAFFGAVRTLAESRIPVVAALTGHAPAGGCVLALCCDYRIMARSTDPAQPNVIGLNEVQVGLVAPEGIQRLMRRVVGHHRASQLLIGGEMVPAERAEQIGLVDELVAPTEVVPRAVAWLGQLLKLPRQPMLHTRSVARADLHEALHADLIQLDRFVEAWYAPDAQQALQTLVARLGSAGRRPAPDAA comes from the coding sequence ATGACGACGCTTATCGAGGTGATCAACCATGGCCCCATCCGCGAGCTGCGGCTGGCCCGGCCGCCGGTCAACGCGCTGGACACCGAGCTGTGCCGTCACCTGATCCACGCGATCAACCAGGCCATGGCCGACGACGTGCACGGCCTGGTGCTGTCGGGCAGCGAGCGCATCTTCAGCGCCGGGATGGACGTGCCGCACCTGCTCAGCCATGGCGAGGACAGGCACAAGCTGCTGGACAGCTGGCAGGCGTTCTTCGGCGCGGTGCGTACCCTGGCCGAAAGCCGGATCCCGGTGGTGGCCGCGCTGACCGGGCACGCTCCGGCCGGCGGCTGCGTGCTGGCGCTGTGCTGCGACTACCGGATCATGGCGCGCAGCACCGACCCGGCACAGCCGAACGTGATCGGCCTGAACGAAGTGCAGGTGGGGCTGGTGGCGCCGGAAGGCATCCAGCGGCTGATGCGCCGCGTGGTGGGCCACCACCGGGCCTCGCAGCTGCTGATCGGCGGCGAGATGGTGCCGGCCGAGCGTGCGGAGCAGATTGGTCTGGTGGACGAACTGGTCGCCCCGACCGAGGTGGTGCCGCGCGCAGTGGCCTGGCTGGGCCAGCTGTTGAAGCTGCCCCGGCAGCCGATGCTGCACACCCGCAGCGTCGCCCGCGCCGACCTGCACGAGGCCCTGCACGCCGACCTGATCCAGTTGGACCGGTTTGTAGAAGCCTGGTACGCGCCGGATGCCCAGCAGGCGCTGCAGACGCTGGTGGCCCGCCTGGGTAGTGCCGGCCGCCGGCCGGCTCCCGATGCCGCCTGA
- a CDS encoding copper chaperone PCu(A)C, with the protein MITKPFVCVLLGLCAAAASAGAAEPACVSLTGGWVRLPPPGMTMAAGYGTIRNDCKAAVTVVGVGSKASDDVSLHETTMADGVSRMRAVETLAIAPGGTAELKPGGLHLMLMEPVRQLKEGEQLPVRFSLEDGRKVDSTLQLRRSSP; encoded by the coding sequence ATGATAACCAAACCATTCGTGTGCGTATTGTTGGGTCTGTGTGCGGCCGCAGCATCGGCCGGAGCGGCGGAGCCGGCGTGTGTCAGCCTCACTGGGGGCTGGGTGCGGTTGCCGCCGCCGGGAATGACGATGGCCGCTGGCTACGGAACGATCCGGAATGACTGCAAGGCCGCCGTGACCGTGGTCGGCGTGGGCAGCAAAGCCTCCGACGATGTGTCGCTGCACGAGACCACGATGGCCGATGGCGTCAGCCGCATGCGCGCGGTGGAGACGCTGGCGATTGCGCCAGGCGGGACGGCCGAACTGAAGCCCGGCGGGCTGCATTTGATGTTGATGGAGCCGGTGCGGCAGCTGAAGGAAGGCGAACAACTGCCAGTTCGCTTCAGCCTGGAAGATGGGCGCAAGGTTGATTCGACACTGCAGCTGCGGCGCAGTTCACCGTAG
- a CDS encoding acyl-CoA thioesterase, translated as MSSEHKILARVPISVRWRDMDSMGHVNNAKYISYLEEARVRWMLGVEGVSMTDRIAPVVAATNVNYRLPIVWPNDIVVELFVERLGNSSVTIGHRIVDQKNDSTLYSDGNVVVVWMDTQTGKSAPLPDAIRSASS; from the coding sequence ATGAGCAGCGAACACAAGATCCTGGCCCGCGTACCGATCAGCGTGCGCTGGCGCGACATGGACAGCATGGGCCACGTCAACAACGCCAAGTACATTTCCTACCTGGAAGAAGCGCGCGTGCGCTGGATGCTGGGCGTGGAAGGCGTGTCGATGACCGACCGCATCGCCCCGGTGGTGGCTGCCACCAACGTGAACTACCGCCTGCCGATCGTGTGGCCCAACGACATCGTGGTGGAGCTGTTCGTCGAACGCCTGGGCAACAGCAGCGTGACCATCGGCCACCGCATCGTGGACCAGAAGAACGACAGCACGCTGTATTCGGACGGGAATGTGGTCGTGGTCTGGATGGACACCCAGACCGGCAAGAGCGCCCCGCTGCCGGACGCGATCCGCAGCGCGTCGAGCTGA
- the uvrA gene encoding excinuclease ABC subunit UvrA, with translation MAMDFIRIRGARTHNLKNIDLDLPRDKLIVITGLSGSGKSSLAFDTIYAEGQRRYVESLSAYARQFLSVMEKPDLDHIEGLSPAISIEQKSTSHNPRSTVGTITEIYDYLRLLYARVGSPRCPDHGYPLEAQTVSQMVDHVLTLDPEQRYMLLAPVIRERKGEHAQVFDQLRAQGFVRVRVDGALHEIDAVPPLALRQKHTIEAVIDRFRPREDIKQRLAESFETALKLGDGMVSVQSLDVEDAPAHLFSSKYSCPVCDYSLPELEPRLFSFNSPVGACPGCDGLGMAEFFDPSRVVVHPELSLSAGAVRGWDRRNAYYFQLIASLAKHYKFDVDAPWQSLSDSVRQAVLYGSGDETITFTYFTENGGRTQRKHRFEGIIPNLERRYKETESAAVREELAKYISERNCPECNGQRLNRAARNVFVADRALPELVVLPIDEALKFFSGMTLPGWRGEIAGKIVKEIGERLGFLVDVGLDYLTLERKADTLSGGEAQRIRLASQIGAGLVGVMYVLDEPSIGLHQRDNERLLGTLTRLRDLGNTVIVVEHDEDAIRLADYVLDIGPGAGVHGGEIVGQGTLQDILEAPRSLTGQYLSGKRAIEIPARRHKPNPKMTLHLRGASGNNLKGVDLDIPSGLLTCITGVSGSGKSTLINDTLFSLAANEINGSSHPIAPYKSVDGLDLFDKVVDIDQSPIGRTPRSNPATYTGLFTPLRELYAQVPEARARGYSPGRFSFNVRGGRCEACQGDGLIKVEMHFLPDVYVPCDVCHGKRYNRETLEILYKGYNINDVLQMTVEDALKLFEPVPSIARKLETLVDVGLSYIKLGQSATTLSGGEAQRVKLSKELSRRDTGRTLYILDEPTTGLHFHDIEALLGVLHKLRDEGNTVVVIEHNLDVIKTADWIVDLGPEGGHRGGTILVTGTPEDVAAHPASYTGQFLAKMLPSTSARPERPAATANKPDARPPRKAKPEKPAKVAKKAVAAKRATTPSKTSPAKTTKAKKK, from the coding sequence ATGGCGATGGATTTCATCCGCATCCGCGGCGCGCGGACGCACAACCTCAAGAACATCGATCTCGACCTGCCCCGCGACAAGCTGATCGTGATCACCGGCCTGTCCGGCTCGGGCAAGTCGTCGCTGGCGTTCGACACCATCTACGCCGAAGGCCAGCGCCGCTACGTGGAGTCGCTGTCGGCGTATGCGCGGCAGTTCCTGAGCGTGATGGAAAAGCCGGACCTGGACCATATCGAAGGCCTGTCCCCGGCGATCTCGATCGAGCAGAAGTCGACCTCGCACAACCCGCGTTCGACGGTCGGCACGATCACCGAGATCTACGACTACCTGCGCCTGCTGTACGCCCGCGTCGGCAGCCCGCGCTGCCCGGACCACGGCTACCCGCTGGAAGCGCAGACCGTGAGCCAGATGGTCGACCACGTGCTTACGCTGGACCCGGAGCAGCGCTACATGCTGCTGGCGCCGGTGATCCGCGAGCGCAAGGGCGAGCATGCGCAGGTGTTCGACCAGCTGCGCGCGCAGGGCTTCGTGCGCGTGCGCGTGGACGGCGCGCTGCATGAGATCGACGCGGTGCCGCCGCTGGCGCTGCGCCAGAAGCACACCATCGAGGCGGTGATCGACCGCTTCCGCCCGCGCGAGGACATCAAGCAGCGCTTGGCCGAAAGCTTTGAAACCGCGCTGAAGCTGGGCGACGGCATGGTCTCGGTGCAGTCGCTGGACGTGGAAGACGCGCCGGCGCACCTGTTCTCGTCCAAGTACAGCTGCCCGGTGTGCGATTACTCGCTGCCCGAGCTGGAACCGCGCCTGTTCTCGTTCAACTCGCCGGTGGGCGCCTGCCCGGGCTGCGACGGGCTGGGCATGGCCGAGTTCTTCGATCCCTCGCGCGTGGTGGTGCACCCGGAGCTGTCGCTGTCGGCCGGTGCCGTGCGCGGCTGGGACCGCCGCAATGCGTACTACTTCCAGCTGATCGCCTCGCTGGCCAAGCACTACAAGTTCGACGTGGACGCGCCGTGGCAGAGCCTGTCCGACAGCGTGCGCCAGGCGGTGCTGTACGGCAGCGGCGATGAAACCATCACCTTCACCTACTTCACCGAAAACGGTGGCCGCACCCAGCGCAAGCACCGCTTCGAGGGCATCATTCCCAACCTCGAGCGCCGCTACAAGGAAACCGAGTCGGCCGCGGTGCGCGAAGAGCTGGCCAAGTACATCAGCGAACGCAACTGCCCCGAGTGCAACGGCCAGCGCCTGAACCGCGCGGCGCGCAATGTGTTCGTGGCCGACCGTGCGCTGCCGGAACTGGTGGTGCTGCCGATCGACGAAGCGCTGAAGTTCTTCAGCGGCATGACCCTGCCCGGCTGGCGCGGCGAGATCGCCGGCAAGATCGTCAAGGAGATCGGCGAGCGCCTGGGCTTCCTGGTCGATGTGGGCCTGGATTACCTCACGCTTGAGCGCAAGGCGGACACGCTGTCTGGCGGCGAAGCCCAGCGCATCCGCCTGGCCAGCCAGATCGGCGCCGGCCTGGTCGGGGTGATGTACGTGCTCGACGAGCCGTCCATCGGCCTGCACCAGCGCGACAACGAGCGCCTGCTCGGCACCCTGACCCGCCTGCGCGACCTGGGCAACACGGTGATCGTGGTCGAGCATGACGAAGACGCGATCCGCCTGGCTGACTACGTGCTGGACATCGGTCCGGGCGCGGGCGTGCATGGCGGCGAGATCGTCGGTCAGGGCACCCTGCAGGACATCCTGGAGGCGCCGCGTTCGCTCACCGGCCAGTACCTGTCGGGCAAGCGGGCGATCGAGATCCCGGCGCGCCGGCACAAGCCGAACCCGAAGATGACCCTGCACCTGCGCGGGGCCAGCGGCAACAACCTCAAGGGCGTGGACCTGGACATTCCGTCGGGGCTGCTGACCTGCATCACCGGCGTGTCCGGTTCGGGCAAGTCGACCCTGATCAACGACACGCTGTTCTCGCTGGCCGCCAACGAGATCAACGGCTCCTCGCACCCGATCGCACCGTACAAGTCGGTCGATGGCCTGGACCTGTTCGACAAGGTGGTGGACATCGACCAGTCGCCGATCGGGCGCACGCCGCGTTCCAACCCGGCCACCTACACCGGCCTGTTCACGCCACTGCGCGAGCTGTACGCGCAGGTGCCGGAAGCGCGCGCGCGCGGTTATTCGCCGGGGCGTTTCAGCTTCAACGTGCGCGGCGGCCGCTGCGAGGCGTGCCAGGGCGATGGCCTGATCAAGGTGGAGATGCACTTCCTGCCGGACGTGTACGTGCCCTGCGACGTGTGCCATGGCAAGCGCTACAACCGCGAAACGCTGGAGATCCTGTACAAGGGCTACAACATCAACGACGTGCTGCAGATGACCGTCGAAGATGCGCTGAAGCTGTTCGAGCCGGTGCCGAGCATCGCGCGCAAGCTGGAAACGCTGGTCGACGTGGGCCTGAGCTACATCAAGCTGGGCCAGAGCGCGACCACGCTTTCCGGCGGTGAAGCGCAGCGCGTGAAGCTGTCCAAGGAGCTGTCGCGCCGCGATACCGGGCGCACCCTGTACATCCTGGATGAGCCGACCACCGGCCTGCACTTCCACGACATCGAGGCGCTGCTCGGCGTGCTGCACAAGCTGCGCGACGAGGGCAACACGGTGGTGGTGATCGAACACAACCTGGACGTGATCAAGACCGCGGACTGGATCGTCGACCTGGGGCCGGAAGGCGGCCACCGTGGCGGCACCATCCTGGTCACCGGCACGCCGGAAGACGTGGCGGCGCACCCGGCGTCGTACACCGGTCAGTTCCTGGCCAAGATGTTGCCCTCCACCAGCGCGCGCCCGGAGCGTCCGGCGGCGACGGCCAACAAGCCGGACGCCCGCCCGCCGCGCAAGGCCAAGCCGGAAAAGCCGGCCAAGGTCGCCAAGAAGGCGGTCGCGGCCAAGCGTGCCACCACTCCCAGCAAGACCAGCCCTGCCAAGACCACGAAGGCGAAGAAGAAGTAA
- the rplU gene encoding 50S ribosomal protein L21 has product MYAVLVTGGKQYRVAQGETLRVEKLEVEVGNEIKFEEILMLGDSDGIKLGDALNGASVTAKVVSQGRADKVRIIKFRRRKHHMKRQGHRQYYTEIEITGIAGGSK; this is encoded by the coding sequence ATGTACGCAGTACTGGTAACCGGCGGTAAGCAATACCGCGTGGCGCAGGGCGAAACGCTCCGCGTCGAAAAGCTCGAAGTCGAAGTCGGCAACGAGATCAAGTTCGAAGAAATCCTGATGCTGGGCGACAGCGATGGCATCAAGCTGGGCGACGCGCTGAACGGCGCCTCGGTCACCGCCAAGGTCGTGTCCCAGGGTCGTGCTGACAAGGTCCGGATCATCAAGTTCCGTCGCCGTAAGCACCACATGAAGCGCCAGGGTCACCGTCAGTACTACACCGAAATCGAGATCACCGGCATCGCCGGTGGCAGCAAGTAA
- the rpmA gene encoding 50S ribosomal protein L27, whose protein sequence is MAHKKGVGSSRNGRDSNPKYLGVKIFGGQAIDAGNIIVRQRGTQFHPGAGVGLGRDHTLFALVDGKVEFSVKGPKKRRTVSVVAEA, encoded by the coding sequence ATGGCACATAAAAAGGGCGTAGGCTCATCGCGCAACGGTCGCGACTCCAACCCGAAGTACCTCGGCGTCAAGATCTTCGGTGGCCAGGCCATCGATGCCGGCAACATCATCGTGCGTCAGCGCGGCACCCAGTTCCATCCGGGCGCCGGCGTCGGCCTCGGCCGTGACCACACCCTGTTCGCGCTGGTCGACGGCAAGGTGGAGTTCTCGGTGAAGGGCCCGAAGAAGCGTCGTACCGTCAGCGTCGTCGCCGAAGCCTGA
- the cgtA gene encoding Obg family GTPase CgtA — MKLVDEAEIQVTAGNGGNGCVGFRREKFIPLGGPDGGDGGNGGSVYIRADENLNTLVDFRHERIFKAQRGENGMGRQAYGKGGEDLIITVPVGTVVMNVATDEVIGDLTQHDDILLVAKGGKGGLGNMHFKSSTNRSPRQSLPGEEGEERLLKLELKLLADVGLLGFPNAGKSTLIRAVSAATPKVADYPFTTLYPNLGVVRVENYRSFVIADIPGLIEGAADGAGLGAQFLRHLQRTRLLLHLVDISPMEGGVEISPIEQVRAIERELAKHDPELLEKPRWLVLNKADLMFEDEAKAAAEKIIAELGWTQPWYLVSALGREGTWPIMTNIMAFFDRQKEDEADARNAL, encoded by the coding sequence ATGAAACTTGTAGACGAAGCAGAAATCCAGGTTACCGCCGGCAATGGCGGCAACGGCTGCGTCGGTTTCCGTCGCGAGAAGTTCATTCCGCTGGGCGGCCCGGACGGCGGCGACGGCGGCAATGGCGGCAGCGTGTACATCCGCGCCGACGAAAACCTCAACACCCTGGTCGACTTCCGCCACGAGCGCATCTTCAAGGCGCAGCGCGGCGAGAACGGCATGGGCCGCCAGGCCTATGGCAAGGGCGGCGAAGACCTGATCATCACCGTGCCGGTCGGTACCGTGGTGATGAACGTGGCCACCGACGAAGTCATCGGTGACCTCACCCAGCACGACGACATCCTGCTGGTGGCCAAGGGCGGCAAGGGCGGCCTGGGCAACATGCACTTCAAGAGCTCCACCAACCGCTCGCCGCGCCAGTCGCTGCCGGGTGAGGAGGGCGAAGAGCGCCTGCTCAAGCTGGAGCTGAAGCTGCTGGCCGACGTCGGCCTGCTGGGCTTCCCGAATGCCGGCAAGAGCACCCTGATCCGCGCCGTGTCCGCTGCCACCCCCAAGGTGGCCGACTACCCGTTCACCACCCTCTACCCCAACCTGGGCGTGGTGCGCGTGGAGAACTACCGCAGCTTCGTGATCGCCGACATTCCCGGCCTGATCGAAGGCGCGGCCGACGGTGCCGGGCTGGGCGCGCAGTTCCTGCGCCACCTGCAGCGCACCCGCCTGCTGCTGCACCTGGTGGACATCTCCCCGATGGAAGGCGGCGTGGAAATCTCGCCGATCGAGCAGGTCCGTGCGATCGAGCGCGAGCTGGCCAAGCACGACCCGGAGCTGCTGGAGAAGCCGCGCTGGCTGGTGCTGAACAAGGCCGACCTGATGTTCGAGGACGAGGCCAAGGCCGCGGCCGAGAAGATCATCGCCGAGCTGGGCTGGACCCAGCCGTGGTACCTGGTCTCGGCGCTGGGCCGTGAAGGCACCTGGCCGATCATGACCAACATCATGGCGTTCTTCGACCGCCAGAAGGAAGACGAAGCGGATGCGCGCAACGCGCTCTGA
- the rpsT gene encoding 30S ribosomal protein S20, which yields MANIKSAKKRAKQTVVRNARNTAQRSMLRTAVKKVIKALDANDAAGAEAAFAVAQPILDRFSSRGLIHKNKAARHKSRLTARIKAIKAAA from the coding sequence GTGGCCAATATCAAGTCCGCCAAGAAGCGCGCCAAGCAGACCGTCGTGCGCAACGCGCGCAATACGGCTCAGCGTTCGATGCTGCGCACCGCTGTCAAGAAGGTGATCAAGGCTCTGGATGCCAACGATGCCGCCGGCGCCGAGGCAGCCTTTGCCGTCGCCCAGCCGATCCTCGACCGTTTCAGCTCGCGTGGTCTGATCCACAAGAACAAGGCCGCTCGTCATAAGAGCCGCCTGACTGCGCGCATCAAGGCCATCAAGGCCGCTGCCTGA
- the murJ gene encoding murein biosynthesis integral membrane protein MurJ, with translation MLRGLLSFSSMTMISRVLGLVRDQVITTTFGTNAVTDAFWVAFRVPNFLRRLFAEGSFATAFVPVFTEVKETRSHEELRELMSRVAGTLGAALLLVTALALIFAPQLATLFSSGVETDPAKHGLLVDLFRLTFPFLLFVSLTALAGGALNSFQRFAMPALTPVILNVCMIAGALWLAPRLGGTPEKQILALGWAVLAAGMLQLLFQLPSLKGINLLTLPRWGWNHPGVRKVLTLMVPTLFGSSVAQINLLLDTVIAAKLTDGSQSWLSLADRFLELPLGVFGVALGTVILPALARHHVSTDKAGFSSALDWGLRTTLLIAVPAMLGLLLLAEPLIATLFQYRQFTAFDTRMTALSVYGLSLALPAFALLKVVLPAFYARQDTRTPVRAGLVALVANMVFNFILLAILYQVMVPEALKAQGVWVALGKQPGLHLALGIASALSSYLNLGLLWYWLGKTDVYQPKAGWGGYVARLLLACGAMVAVLLVLRGQMPAFTGMDKWHRIGNLALLVGGGGLTYLVALVAMGFRPRHLREH, from the coding sequence ATGTTGCGCGGGCTGCTGTCTTTCAGCAGCATGACCATGATTTCACGGGTGCTGGGGCTGGTCCGCGACCAGGTCATCACCACCACGTTCGGCACCAATGCGGTGACCGACGCCTTCTGGGTCGCCTTCCGGGTACCCAACTTCCTGCGCCGCCTGTTTGCCGAAGGCTCGTTCGCGACCGCGTTCGTGCCGGTGTTCACGGAAGTGAAGGAAACCCGTTCGCATGAGGAACTGCGCGAGCTGATGTCGCGCGTTGCCGGCACCCTGGGCGCGGCGCTGCTGCTGGTGACCGCGCTGGCGCTGATCTTCGCGCCGCAGCTGGCCACCCTGTTCTCAAGCGGGGTAGAGACCGACCCGGCCAAGCACGGCCTGCTGGTCGACCTGTTCCGGCTGACCTTCCCGTTCCTGCTGTTCGTGTCGCTCACCGCGCTGGCGGGCGGGGCGCTGAACAGCTTCCAGCGCTTTGCGATGCCGGCGCTGACCCCGGTGATCCTCAACGTCTGCATGATCGCCGGTGCGCTGTGGCTGGCGCCGCGGCTGGGCGGCACCCCGGAAAAGCAGATCCTCGCGCTGGGTTGGGCGGTGCTGGCCGCCGGCATGCTGCAGTTGCTGTTCCAGTTGCCCTCGCTGAAGGGCATCAACCTGCTGACACTGCCGCGCTGGGGCTGGAACCACCCCGGCGTGCGCAAGGTGCTGACCCTGATGGTGCCGACCCTGTTCGGCTCGTCGGTGGCGCAGATCAACCTGCTGCTGGACACGGTGATCGCGGCCAAGCTGACCGACGGCTCGCAGTCGTGGCTGTCGCTGGCCGACCGCTTCCTGGAACTGCCGCTGGGCGTGTTCGGGGTGGCGCTCGGCACGGTGATCCTGCCGGCGCTGGCCCGCCACCATGTCAGTACCGACAAGGCCGGCTTCTCCAGCGCGCTGGACTGGGGCCTGCGCACCACGCTGCTGATCGCGGTGCCGGCCATGCTGGGCCTGCTGCTGCTGGCCGAGCCGCTGATCGCCACATTGTTCCAGTACCGCCAGTTCACCGCGTTCGACACCCGCATGACCGCGCTGTCGGTGTACGGCCTGAGCCTGGCGCTGCCGGCCTTTGCCCTGCTCAAGGTGGTGCTGCCGGCGTTCTACGCCCGCCAGGACACCCGCACCCCGGTGCGCGCGGGCCTGGTCGCGCTGGTCGCCAACATGGTCTTCAACTTCATCCTGCTGGCGATCCTGTACCAGGTGATGGTGCCCGAAGCGCTCAAGGCACAGGGCGTCTGGGTCGCGCTGGGCAAGCAGCCCGGCCTGCACCTGGCGCTGGGCATTGCCAGCGCGCTGTCCAGTTACCTGAACCTGGGCCTGCTCTGGTACTGGCTGGGCAAGACCGACGTGTACCAGCCGAAGGCAGGGTGGGGTGGTTACGTCGCCCGGCTGCTGCTGGCCTGCGGGGCCATGGTCGCCGTGCTGCTGGTGCTGCGCGGGCAGATGCCCGCCTTCACCGGCATGGACAAGTGGCACCGGATCGGCAACCTCGCGCTGCTGGTCGGCGGCGGCGGCCTGACCTACCTGGTCGCCCTGGTCGCCATGGGCTTCCGCCCGCGCCACCTGCGCGAGCATTGA
- a CDS encoding bifunctional riboflavin kinase/FAD synthetase: protein MSTLFRSIEGKPLFPQGSVVCIGAFDGLHLGHRALVRHAVARARALGVPAVAVAFEPLPREYFAQGEPPPRLTLARDKVAILRECGVDAIGLLRFDARMAAMPAEAFVEQLLAQRLGAREVWIGPDFCFGNRRRGDLALLQAMGETLGFSAGEIEAVDLHGDRISSTRIRQLLREGDFNRAADLLGRPYTISGRVVRGRQLGRTLGFPTANLRFPKTPALAGIYATWVHGVFDQPWPSVSSFGTRPTVDGVEPLLEAHLFDFQGDLYGRHIEVEFVAKLRNEEKFQDLAALTVQMHRDADQARRILSEHRLRATA, encoded by the coding sequence ATGAGCACCTTGTTCCGATCCATCGAAGGCAAGCCCCTGTTCCCGCAAGGGAGCGTGGTCTGCATCGGCGCATTCGACGGCCTGCACCTGGGCCATCGCGCGCTGGTGCGGCATGCGGTGGCGCGTGCCCGCGCCCTCGGCGTGCCTGCCGTGGCCGTGGCGTTCGAACCGCTGCCGCGCGAGTACTTCGCCCAGGGCGAACCGCCGCCGCGGCTGACCCTGGCCCGCGACAAGGTGGCGATCCTGCGCGAGTGCGGCGTGGACGCCATCGGCCTGCTGCGTTTCGACGCGCGCATGGCCGCCATGCCCGCCGAAGCCTTCGTCGAGCAGTTGCTGGCCCAGCGCCTGGGCGCGCGCGAAGTGTGGATCGGCCCGGACTTCTGCTTCGGCAACCGCCGCCGCGGCGACCTCGCCCTGCTGCAGGCCATGGGCGAGACGCTCGGCTTCAGCGCCGGCGAAATCGAAGCGGTGGACCTGCACGGCGACCGCATTTCCAGCACCCGCATCCGACAGCTGCTGCGCGAAGGCGATTTCAACCGTGCCGCAGACCTGCTCGGTCGCCCGTATACGATCAGCGGCCGCGTCGTGCGCGGGCGCCAGCTTGGCCGCACCCTCGGCTTCCCGACCGCGAACCTGCGCTTCCCGAAGACCCCGGCGCTGGCCGGCATCTACGCCACCTGGGTACACGGCGTGTTCGACCAGCCGTGGCCGTCGGTGTCCAGCTTCGGCACCCGTCCCACCGTGGACGGCGTGGAGCCGCTGCTGGAAGCGCACCTGTTCGACTTCCAGGGCGACCTGTACGGCCGCCACATCGAAGTCGAATTCGTCGCCAAGCTGCGCAACGAAGAAAAGTTCCAAGACCTGGCGGCGTTGACCGTCCAGATGCACCGCGACGCCGATCAGGCGCGTCGCATCCTTTCCGAACACAGATTGCGAGCCACTGCGTGA